The Armatimonadota bacterium genomic interval GGGAGTCGAACCCACACGGCCTCAGCAGGCCAGCGGATTTTGAGTCCGCCGCGTCTGCCAGTTCCGCCACCCCGGCCTCACCCTCCAGTATACCGGAGGCAGAGCTCGGCCCGAAGGTGGCGAAGTACTCCGCCAGGAACCGCTGTCGGAGGGGAGGCCACGAGAAGGCACGCACCAAGAGCTCCACAACCCAGCCGGGGAGGTACAGAACGGCCTGTGTCGCCAGCGTCAGGAACTTCATCCTTCTCTGCTGCGCAGCGACGTAGGCTCGATAGCGGTCGCGGGCCTGCTCCACGGTGCACCGGCCTTCCAGGATCTGCTGGAACAGGTGCCCCACCAGCCACCCCGCGTGCACCGCGGCCCGAATCCCCTCGCCCGTAAGAGGAAGGCACTGCCCGACCGCATCTCCCACGCCGAACACGGAACCAACTACGGGGTTGTGTAGGCCGAACTCCAGGTAGCCGCCGTGGTAACCCTGGGGCTCCACCCCGAACCGGCGGGCGAACCGCTCCAGGTCCTCCCGCACTCGGGTTCGTCCCCCATAGGAGAGCACCCCCAGGCGGACGCGCTTCCCGCAAGGGAACGCCCAGGCATACCCATCGGGGCTGACGTCAGGCCAGAAGAAGAAGTGCAGGCCCTCCGGGAACGTGCACGGGACTTCCGTCTCCAGCCCGAATCCCAGCCAGCGCCGCCGTCCCAGGCCGCCCGTGGCTTGCAGCAGGGCAGCCCGCCACCCCGTGCAGTCCGCCACCAACCGCACCCGGAAGGCTCCCGCAGAAGTGTGCACGGTGGTTCCCACCATGCCCTGCACGGAGGCCTGCACGAACTCTGCCCGCACACGGCGCAGGGCCAGCTGGCCGAAGAGGCGGTAATCGAAGGTGCAGAAGGGCTCCCCATGGAGCGGCCAGACATAGGTTCCTCGAGGCATGTGCACCACGATCCGGTGATGGATCTGCAGGATCGCCTCCTCCGCCCCCATGGCCCGGAGAAGGGAGACAGGGGCGCCGCAGGCAGAGGTCTGATGAGCTCCCACGGGGTACCGGTCCACCAGCACCACGCGGCCCTGCACCCGTTGCGCCACCGCGAGCCCCGCGAAGGAAGCGCCCGCCACGAGCACGTCGTAGGTCACTTCCCGGGCCTCGCGTGCCGGAATTCGAAGATCCCCCCGTACGGAGGAAGCTCCAGCTGCTCCCGCCGTTCGATCCGGATCTCCAGGCCCAGTCCCCGCAGTCCCTCCACAAGTCCTCCCCGGATGGTCAGGGCGCCTTCCAGGGTAGCGGGATCTCCGATGGCTGCGATCTCATAGGGCGGGCTCAGACGCTGCAGGTTTACCAGGATGGTGCCCCCCACCTGCGAGAAGCCGCTGGTGGCGGTGATCCGTTGGCCGTTCACCGCCATGGCCTCCGCTCCCGCGGCCCATAGTTCATTGGCGACCGCCACCAGGTCCTGATACTGGACCAGCACGGGACCCTGCTGGGGTGGGGTCTTCGGCGCGGAGATCCGCACCACCACCCCGGGTCCCGTCACCGAGACGAGTCCCAGCGCCAAGCGGAGCTGCTCCACCTGGGCCCGCAAGGAGGCGGCGATGCTCCGGCCCTCCGCCTGCGCCCGCTCGTACTGCTCCAGTTGATTCCGCAGATGCGCCACTTCCGCCTCCAGCCGTTCCCGCACCTCCCGC includes:
- a CDS encoding DUF881 domain-containing protein gives rise to the protein MREEAVERGRVRAAQGMTFLSLLLMGFLAVAQLRAGQKVSEAPEVRTRNLYALASMLRREREVRERLEAEVAHLRNQLEQYERAQAEGRSIAASLRAQVEQLRLALGLVSVTGPGVVVRISAPKTPPQQGPVLVQYQDLVAVANELWAAGAEAMAVNGQRITATSGFSQVGGTILVNLQRLSPPYEIAAIGDPATLEGALTIRGGLVEGLRGLGLEIRIERREQLELPPYGGIFEFRHARPGK